CCCGCCTCGCGTTCGAGGCCAGCACGGGCAAGGCCCCCAAGGGAGAGGACTGGGGCCGATCTGCGAAGCGTAGGCAGTCCGTCAAGTGACGGAACCTCGCCTCTGATCGCAGGTTCCGACACTTCCAGAGACAGACGGCGGAACACAACCTCTGAGCATCGCGGATGACATCGCTACCGCCCGGAGGAAACATGAAAACCGCCACCGTCCCAACCCCTGAGCCGTCCCTGGTTCCCGAACGATTGATGACCCTGAAGCAGGTTGCAGACGGGCTCGGAGTCACCCTTTCGACTGTCTACGTCCTGCGAGGCCGTGGCGAGTTTGAAGTGGTGAAGGTCGGGGCCAAGGCCGCCCGTGTCCGTGCGACTGAATATGCCCGCTACATCGGCACCCTGAAGAAAGGGTAGGGCATGACCCCCGCGCCGTCTGGGCAGGAGGCGCAACAGAACGACGCGACGACCTCGGGACCGACCACCCCTCTTGCCTT
This sequence is a window from Geothrix sp. PMB-07. Protein-coding genes within it:
- a CDS encoding AlpA family transcriptional regulator, with the protein product MKTATVPTPEPSLVPERLMTLKQVADGLGVTLSTVYVLRGRGEFEVVKVGAKAARVRATEYARYIGTLKKG